The Selenihalanaerobacter shriftii genome includes the window TCCATAGATAAAAATATTTTTAGTAATTCTTCGCCTCCAGTGCCGCCACCAATAATCCCTATTCTTACTTTTTCTAAACTCATTTATCTATCCTCCTATTACTACTATTAGATATAATTATTCTACTCCTGAATCAAATATATCCTCTAAATCTTCTTCACTAATCAAAACTTCTCTAGCTTTACTACCTCGATGTTCACCTACAATCCCTTCTTCTTCCATAGTATCTATTAATCTAGCAGCTCTAGTATAGCCAATCCGTAATCTGCGTTGTAACATAGATATGGAAGCTCTCTTATCTACTACTAAATGTACCGCTTTTTCATATAATTCATCTTTATCTTCTGTGTCTATAGTAATATCTTTATTCTTAATTTCAGCAATCTTTTCGGCATATTCTGGATCATCTTGTTCCTTTACATACTTAACCAAATTCTTCACTTCCTGCTCTGAAATGAATGCCCCTTGAATTCTAGTTGATTTTTGTGAACCTACTGGTGAATATAACATATCACCTTTACCTAATAATTTTTCAGCCCCTCCAGTATCTAAAATAGTCCGAGAATCTGTCTGGGAGGAAACCGCGAATGAAATTCTACTAGGTATATTAGCTTTAATTAATCCAGTAATTACATCTACTGAAGGCCGCTGAGTAGCTATGATTAAATGAATTCCTGCTGCTCTAGCCATTTGAGCTAAACGGCAAATAGCATCCTCTACTTGATTGGCTGCTACCATCATTAAATCAGACAATTCATCTATAACCACTACCACATAAGGCAGTCTTTCATCAGCTTCATCTGAATATTGCCTATTATAACTTTCAATCCCTTTAGCACCACTAGAAGCAAATAGTTCATAACGATTCTCCATCTCTTCTACTATCCATTTAAGTGCAGTAGCGGCTTTTTTAGCATCAGTTATTACTGGAGCTATTAAATGAGGTATCTTATTATATATAGATAATTCCACCATCTTAGGGTCAATGAGCATTAATTTAATATCATCAGGATTACCTTTATAAAGCAGACTACTAATAATTGAATTAATACAGACACTCTTACCAGATCCAGTAGCCCCTGCTACTAATAAGTGAGGCATCTGTGCTAAATTAGCTACTATTGGTTTCCCTGCTATATCCTTACCTAAGGCAACACTTAATTTAGATTTAGAGTTCTTAAATTCTTTAGTATCCAATATTTCTCGTAAATGAACCATAACTTGTTCTTGATTAGGCACCTCAATACCAACGGCTGCCTTTCCAGGAATAGGTGCTTCAATTCTAACATCAGCTGCTGCTAAAGAAAGAGCAATATCATTAGCTAAATTAGATATCTTACTTACTTTAACACCTGGAGCCGGTTGAATTTCATAACGTGTAATTGTCGGCCCATAGCTAACATCTACCACTTTAGCTTGTACACCAAAACTACTTAAAGTCTCCTCTAATAATTTAGCGTTAGCCTGATTAACATCAGCACTATCTACTACTTCAATAGATTGAAGTAATGATAATGGCGGAAGTGTATATCCATCTGCATCCTCAACTGCTATCTCATCAGCTGAACATTCTGGTTCCCCTATATTCTCTTCATTTGTTTTATTTATCTCACTTGTTTCATCTTTTACTTCATCATTAGTCAATGAAGAGGATAATTGATTAGAGTCCTGCTCATCATCAACTGAAGTTTCTTCTTCTGGCTCAATTAAAACTTCATCTACTTCTTCCAAATCTTCTACATCTTCTTGTCGTTTTATTAATTTCTGCTTCAATTTGCTAAACTGTAACTTTTCTTTTAAAGTACTTATGAAATTTATAATCTTCTCTTTTATATTTCTTATTATAGTAACTAAAAACAAATTAGTCATTAATAAAAAACCAACTAAACTTAAAGCACCTAAGATAACATAAACCCCAATTTGTCCTACAGCTTGTCTCAATATGTATAAAGTTCCAGCACCAATTATTCCGCCACCTTTACCTTTTAAAGCTATCTCAAATTCAGTACCTGGCTGAACGTTTACATGTAACATTGTAACTCCTGCCAAAGCCAGTAAAAACAGACCTACTCCTCGAACAGTAATTTCAAATTCTTCTGATTTTATTAAACCAATCCCCCATAATAAGAATACCATAGGTAAAATATATGCTCCATCTCCTATAAAACGCTTAAATCCGGTGGTTAATACCTCTCCTATTAAGCCTGCAACTTCAAAATAAAAATTAAACCCTAATATAATAGCTAATACAATTAAAAATATTCCTAATAATTCATTATTTCTCTCTTTATATATTTTAATTAACACGGATTTCAATTTTACCACCTCACCTCCTGTATTCTATATTAAATTAAAATAATCCTGCATTTAAGTAGTTATGTATAAAGTCAAATCATTTCTATTAATTAATTTAAATATAATAAAGAGAAATGTGTACACACATTTCTCTTTATCTTTGTTATCAATTATTCAGATTTTAAGTCTTCTAAAACCGAATGAGCAACTTTAGTAGCTTGATCACCTATATGTTCAACAGCCTGTAAAATTTCTAAGAAAACAACACCTGAAACCGGTAAACAATCACCAGCATTTAAACGTCCAAGATGAGCATTACGATAATCTGCTTCTAAAGTATCAATTTCACCTTCTAGTTCTAAGATCCACTTTGCCTTTTCAACATCTAATTCTTCTAATGCAATTATCGAAGTATCTATGATATTCTCTGCCTTTGTAAACATATTCTTAACATCATCTTTCCCTTGCTCAGAAAATTCTAATTCATGTTCAATCTTATATTCTGCTAATTCAATAATATTTTCAGCATGATCTCCCATGCTCTCAACAGCATCTGCTATATTCAAAAAACCATTTAACCTCTTAACATCCTCCTCAGCTAAAGAATGATTTGATATTTCAGCTAAATAAGCCACAATACTATGTTCTAAATCATCAATAATATCTTCCTTTTTTTGAACTTCAGCTATAATATCCTCATCTCCATTTAAGAAAGCCTCTCCTGCTTGAGATACTGATTCTTTAGCTAACTTAGTCATTCTAATTAACTCTTTATTAGTCTGGTCTAAAGCAACACCTGGAGTTTCTAACATTCTCTTATCAATATATTTAGTTCCTTCTTCCATCTTCTCTTCTTTTTCTGGAATTATTTTATTAACTATTTTAACTATAATCCCTACAAACGGTAACCAAATAAGAGCATTCAAAATATTGAATGCTGAATGAGTATTCGCTAACATTCTATTAGCACTTATTTCCTGTCCAAAATAATGAGAAATATTAATAAAGAATCTTTCTAATACCCCTGGTAAATCAGGAATTACATATAATGCTACAATAAAGACAACAGTTCCTATTACATTAAATACCATATGTGCTAAGGCTGCACGCTTAGCAGTAGAATTAGTGCCAATACTAGATAATAAAGCAGTAACAGTAGTTCCTATATTATCACCTAGTAAAATTGGAACTGCCATCTGATAACTAATAATACCTGTTGACATCAACCCCATTAAAATACCTATACTAGCACTACTACTCTGGACTATAACCGTTATTAAAGTCCCTAAGATTACACCTAAAATTGGTGAAGCTCCAAATTTAGCCATAACATCTAAAAATACTTGAGAATCACGTAAAGGCTTCATGGTATCTTTCATAGTACTTAATCCTAAAAATAAAATACCAAACCCTAGAAAAACTTGTCCAATATTTTTAGTCTTCTGCTTCTTTCCAAATAGATATAATGCTGCACCAATAGCTATTGCATGAAAAGAATAATGAGTTAATTTAAAAGCAATCAACTGAGCTGTAATTGTTGTACCAATATTAGCTCCCATAATAACACCAATTGACTGCTTTAAATTCATTAATCCAGCATTTACAAACCCAACCACCATCACAGTAGTCGCACTACTACTTTGAATAATAGCTGTTACTCCGGTTCCTACTAATACTCCTGCTATCCGATTAGTAGTTAGCATTTCTAAAAGTTTTCTTAGTTTCCTACCTGCTGTCTTCTGTAACCCATCTCCCATCTGTTTCATCCCATAAATAAATAAACCTAAACCACCTAATAATTTAAATACCATTTCTACCGACAAAAGATCCCACTCCTCTCCAAACTATTTAGCCACAATTATTATAACATACAAAAGTTATGGATGCTAGTTTAAAAAAAGAATTAATTAAATTATTCACTTATCTTTTTTACTATTTCTATAAATTTATCAAAAAAGAAATAGAATAAAACAGCATTAATTAAATTAAAAATTGTATGTCCATTAGCTATCTGCCTTACAATTTGATTACTCGTTAAAGCCACTAAATATGAAAAGGGAGTTACTAAAGGATAAAAAAATATTACACCTAATAAGTTAAAAATTATATGCCCCACTGCCACCTGAATTGCCTTTAATGACCCATTAACTGATGCTATGACAGCTGTAATACAAGTTCCTATATTACTACCTAATAATAATAAAATTGCTGTAGGCAATTGAATTAATCCCTCTTTACTCAAAGTTAAAATCACTCCTATAAAAGCACTACTACTCTGTAAAATAGATGTCCCTAAAGTACCACTTAACAACGCTAAAAAATTATTATGAGATAGATTTATGATAAACTTTAAAAAAAATTCTGTATCCTTGAGAGGAGTTAAAGCATCACCTAAGAAATTTAATCCTAAAAAAATCAAGCCAAAACCGATAAAAGTTTTGGCTAAAATTAACCATTTATTTTTTTGTCTATTATAGATTCGATAAATTAAATAAAAGACTAATCCAATTAAAAAGAACAACCAAAAATTATCTTCTAAATTAAAAGAAATAATCTGTCCAGTAATTGTAGTTCCAATATTTGTTCCAATTATCATTCCTAATGCCTGAGCTAAACCTAATAATTCGGCATTTACAAAGCTAATAATCAAAACAATAGTAGCACTACTACTCTGCATTAAAGCAGTTACTAATATACCACTTAAAATACTTAATAATTTTGTTCCTGTAATATATTTCAGCAAATACCTACTTTGAGTGTTAACCCTATCTTGTAATCCTACCTTCACTACATGCATCCCATATATGAAAATAATTAAACCACTTATTAAATATAAAATTGTTAATAACATTTAATCTTTCTCCTCTTTTTCCATTATCTTATTAAATTAATATACAACTCAGAGGAGATTTATTCATTATAAAATTGAGGAGTAAATTCAATTTTATTTCCCGGTTGATAATCTAATTGCATATAATCCTGAGGGTCTGAACTAATAACTTTAACTACTTTCCCTTTATCTATTTCCGTTTGATCAATTACCATTGTCACTCCATTAACCTCTACTTCTAATAGTTCCACCTCATTTTCTTCTTCTTCCGTAAATATCATATCACCAGGGATTATAGAATAATATACCATACTCTACCACCTCTACTCTTCATTATCTTCAATTACTGACTCAATTGATGAATCTAAGTCAGGTGATACTTTATCTGATGTAGCTAATTCATTAGATTCATTAGATTCTTTACCATCTTCACCAATCATACTATTTAATGATTTAATAGCTTGACTTAATCCACCTGTTCCATCAATAAGACCTTCCTTAACGGCTTCATCCCCAATTAATACTGTTCCTACATCTCTAACTAATTCACCAGTTTGAAACATTAATCTCCTGAAGTTTTCTTCTGTTATATCTGAATGCTTACTAACAAAATCAACAACCCTATCCTGCATCTTATCTAAATATTCATAAGTCTGTGGCACACCAATTACCATTCCAGTCAATCTTATAGGATGAATTATCATAGTAGCAGTTGGAGCAATAAAAGACTTATTAGTAGCTACTGCAATGGGAACACCAATGCTATGTCCGCCTCCTAATACTAAAGATACTGTAGGGATTGAAAGGCTACTTAACATCTCTGAAATAGCTAATCCAGCTTCTATATCTCCACCAACTGTATTTAGAATTAAAATTACACCTTTTATCTTAGGATTCTGTTCTATAGCAACTAATTGTGGAATTAAATGTTCATACTTAGTAGTTTTGTTCTTTGGCGGCAAATTCCTATGTCCCTCTATCTGACCTACAATATTTATACAATGAATATTGGATCCTGCATTGTCAGGTAAATCAGTCTGACCTAACTGTTTTAAGGTTTGTAAGGTATTCCCTTTTTGAGGAGATTTTTTTCCCTTCTTACGGCGACTAGGTTTGGAAGCGGGTTTTGCAATTCGAGAAGGGTTTATCCTCTGTCTATAATTATCATATCGAGTCAAAATAATCACTCTCCTGAGTAATAGTTTAATTTTAGTATGATTAAATCAAACTT containing:
- a CDS encoding ClpP family protease — protein: MTRYDNYRQRINPSRIAKPASKPSRRKKGKKSPQKGNTLQTLKQLGQTDLPDNAGSNIHCINIVGQIEGHRNLPPKNKTTKYEHLIPQLVAIEQNPKIKGVILILNTVGGDIEAGLAISEMLSSLSIPTVSLVLGGGHSIGVPIAVATNKSFIAPTATMIIHPIRLTGMVIGVPQTYEYLDKMQDRVVDFVSKHSDITEENFRRLMFQTGELVRDVGTVLIGDEAVKEGLIDGTGGLSQAIKSLNSMIGEDGKESNESNELATSDKVSPDLDSSIESVIEDNEE
- a CDS encoding Na/Pi cotransporter family protein — its product is MSVEMVFKLLGGLGLFIYGMKQMGDGLQKTAGRKLRKLLEMLTTNRIAGVLVGTGVTAIIQSSSATTVMVVGFVNAGLMNLKQSIGVIMGANIGTTITAQLIAFKLTHYSFHAIAIGAALYLFGKKQKTKNIGQVFLGFGILFLGLSTMKDTMKPLRDSQVFLDVMAKFGASPILGVILGTLITVIVQSSSASIGILMGLMSTGIISYQMAVPILLGDNIGTTVTALLSSIGTNSTAKRAALAHMVFNVIGTVVFIVALYVIPDLPGVLERFFINISHYFGQEISANRMLANTHSAFNILNALIWLPFVGIIVKIVNKIIPEKEEKMEEGTKYIDKRMLETPGVALDQTNKELIRMTKLAKESVSQAGEAFLNGDEDIIAEVQKKEDIIDDLEHSIVAYLAEISNHSLAEEDVKRLNGFLNIADAVESMGDHAENIIELAEYKIEHELEFSEQGKDDVKNMFTKAENIIDTSIIALEELDVEKAKWILELEGEIDTLEADYRNAHLGRLNAGDCLPVSGVVFLEILQAVEHIGDQATKVAHSVLEDLKSE
- a CDS encoding Na/Pi cotransporter family protein, translating into MLLTILYLISGLIIFIYGMHVVKVGLQDRVNTQSRYLLKYITGTKLLSILSGILVTALMQSSSATIVLIISFVNAELLGLAQALGMIIGTNIGTTITGQIISFNLEDNFWLFFLIGLVFYLIYRIYNRQKNKWLILAKTFIGFGLIFLGLNFLGDALTPLKDTEFFLKFIINLSHNNFLALLSGTLGTSILQSSSAFIGVILTLSKEGLIQLPTAILLLLGSNIGTCITAVIASVNGSLKAIQVAVGHIIFNLLGVIFFYPLVTPFSYLVALTSNQIVRQIANGHTIFNLINAVLFYFFFDKFIEIVKKISE
- a CDS encoding YlzJ-like family protein: MVYYSIIPGDMIFTEEEENEVELLEVEVNGVTMVIDQTEIDKGKVVKVISSDPQDYMQLDYQPGNKIEFTPQFYNE
- a CDS encoding FtsK/SpoIIIE family DNA translocase codes for the protein MLIKIYKERNNELLGIFLIVLAIILGFNFYFEVAGLIGEVLTTGFKRFIGDGAYILPMVFLLWGIGLIKSEEFEITVRGVGLFLLALAGVTMLHVNVQPGTEFEIALKGKGGGIIGAGTLYILRQAVGQIGVYVILGALSLVGFLLMTNLFLVTIIRNIKEKIINFISTLKEKLQFSKLKQKLIKRQEDVEDLEEVDEVLIEPEEETSVDDEQDSNQLSSSLTNDEVKDETSEINKTNEENIGEPECSADEIAVEDADGYTLPPLSLLQSIEVVDSADVNQANAKLLEETLSSFGVQAKVVDVSYGPTITRYEIQPAPGVKVSKISNLANDIALSLAAADVRIEAPIPGKAAVGIEVPNQEQVMVHLREILDTKEFKNSKSKLSVALGKDIAGKPIVANLAQMPHLLVAGATGSGKSVCINSIISSLLYKGNPDDIKLMLIDPKMVELSIYNKIPHLIAPVITDAKKAATALKWIVEEMENRYELFASSGAKGIESYNRQYSDEADERLPYVVVVIDELSDLMMVAANQVEDAICRLAQMARAAGIHLIIATQRPSVDVITGLIKANIPSRISFAVSSQTDSRTILDTGGAEKLLGKGDMLYSPVGSQKSTRIQGAFISEQEVKNLVKYVKEQDDPEYAEKIAEIKNKDITIDTEDKDELYEKAVHLVVDKRASISMLQRRLRIGYTRAARLIDTMEEEGIVGEHRGSKAREVLISEEDLEDIFDSGVE